The following proteins come from a genomic window of Montipora foliosa isolate CH-2021 chromosome 2, ASM3666993v2, whole genome shotgun sequence:
- the LOC137990979 gene encoding 5'-deoxynucleotidase HDDC2-like: MADLLKFMTLVGKLKSTKRTGWVYRGVTSPESVSDHMYRMAIMSFLLSGSNKGININRDHCIKLALVHDMAECIVGDITPFDGVSKEEKHKRERTAMEHLSSLVGEEVGKEFFSLWQEYEVQQTEEAKFVKDLDRFEMILQAHEYEEGEDKSGTGWLQEFFDFTKDKFQHPLVKDWVQQLYEKRNQAKK, from the coding sequence ATGGCTGATCTTCTTAAATTCATGACTTTGGTCGGAAAGCTGAAGTCTACGAAGCGTACAGGCTGGGTTTATCGGGGAGTAACTTCACCAGAAAGCGTTTCTGATCACATGTATCGAATGGCGATAATGAGCTTTCTCTTGTCCGGATCAAACAAGGGCATTAACATCAACCGTGACCATTGCATTAAACTAGCACTCGTCCACGACATGGCGGAGTGTATTGTCGGCGATATCACGCCGTTTGATGGAGTGAGCAAGGAAGAAAAGCACAAGCGTGAAAGAACCGCTATGGAGCATTTGTCGAGCTTGGTCGGTGAGGAAGTTGGCAAGGAATTTTTCTCCTTGTGGCAAGAATATGAAGTACAACAAACAGAAGAAGCGAAGTTTGTGAAAGACTTGGACCGCTTTGAAATGATCCTACAGGCACATGAATACGAGGAAGGTGAAGATAAGTCTGGCACTGGCTGGCTTCAAGAATTTTTTGATTTCACAAAGGATAAATTCCAGCATCCACTAGTGAAAGACTGGGTGCAACAGCTTTATGAAAAACGCAATCAAGCAAAGAAATAG